From the Chloroherpetonaceae bacterium genome, the window CCCGCAGCTTCCCGTTCCAATTGCAAGCGCAGCACAATTACTGCATCACAGGCTTGCAGTGCTTCTTGAAGGCGTGTAAAGACCTGAACGCCAAAGTGCTCAATGCCGACTGGAAGTAGTGTAGGCGGCGCGCACACACTTACGCGCGCTCCCATTTTTTGCAGCCCGAAAATATTTGAGCGTGCTACGCGGCTATGCAAAATGTCCCCCAAAATCAATACTCTTAGTCCTGACAATTGTCCAAATGTTTCTTGCAAGGTGAACATATCCAACAAAGCCTGTGTAGGATGCTCGTGCATCCCATCGCCTGCGTTGATGACAATTTTGCGCGTATGCTTTGCGACAATTTCAGCTGCACCCGACTCCCCGTGCCGAATTACAAATGCATCGACTTGCATTGCCTCAATGTTAGCAATCGTGTCCAGCAAGGTTTCGCCTTTTTGCAGGCTACTGGTCGCAGCTGAGAAGTTTAAGGCACTCCCACTTAGACGCCGAACTGCTAACTCAAATGACGTGCGCGTGCGCGTAGAATTTTCAAAAAATGCAAGCACTACTGTCTTGCCTTGCAACACAGGCGGCAACGTGGTTGGCGATGCTATCCATTGCTGCTTAAAGTCTGCTGCACATTGCAAGATGCGTGCAATTTCTTCTGCTGATGTCCTATATAGCCCAAGCAAGTGCCGCATCGCTACGCAAGAATTTTGCTGCCCCGCAGTTACTTTTTCTCAGCAAGGCTCTGTTCCATTTCCCATTCCCAGATTCTGTCGAAGGCTGCCACTGGTGTAATCACCGCTTTTTTTATGCGCTTGCTTACACCAATCAGTGGTGAAGACCAAGACACAATTGTTTCGGGCTGCTCGTCGTAGATAATTTTCTGGTATTCTTTCCAAATCGGTGCAGTGTTCAAGATATTCAGCTCGGCTTTTGCTTGGTCAATGAGTTCATCGACACGTTTATTCTGGAAGCAAACAAAGTTGTAGGGGGTTCTTTCAAGGTCGGAGAGACGTGTCTCCGATGGATCCACATCTGGTGGTGCTACAATAAAACCTGCAATCATCACGTCCAGCTCGCGCTTGCGCATTTTTTCGGTCATCACATTCGACTCAATCGTCTCAATCTGGCAATCAATGCCAATTTCTTTTAGATTCTTCTGAATTAAGACAGATAAGAACTCACGCCCCTTATTGCCTTTGTTGATAAAAAGCTTGAAGCTGAATTTTCGTCCTTCTTTTTCAAGAATACCATCGCTGCCTTTCTTCCAGCCTTCTTCTGCTAGCAAGGCTTTGGCCTTTTCAGGGTCGTAAGGATAAGGCTTTAGCTCAGGGTTTTGCGCCCATTTACACACTGGCACGACATCTGAAAAGCCTAACATACCATAGCCTCTTAGGAAACCATCAACATACTCTTGCCGATTAATTGCATATGTGAGTGCCTGACGCACTTTCTTTGAACCAAAAAGAGGATGCGGCGCGATTTTTTTGCTCTGGTTATAAAGATTTTGGTCAATATTCATCCAGCCGACATAAAGGTAAGTTATCATTCCGCGCTGGTGAATCTCCACATTCGGATTTTCCTTTTGCATTTTTTCAGCTTCTTCAGGTGGCACACCCTGCACCATATCAGCTTCACCTGTGCGCAGCATTGCAAGGCGGGTCGTATTTTCCTGCACCACACGGTTGATGATGCGCTCAATCTTCGGTGGCGCTGGCAAGTTGCAAGTTGGATTTGCCACCAGCACACACTCTGAGTTTGGCACCCATTTCTCTACCTTGTATGGCCCGCAGCCAATCAATTTTTGTGGGTCTCTGTTGAACTCACTTTTGCGAAAGTCCTCACGCTTTACATCCTTCCAAATGTGCTCTGCAATGAAGGGCAAGTTGGTGTATTTGCACATTAGGTCGACCGCCATTGGCTTGCGGAAGCGCACAATAAGCGTTGAGTCATTTGGAATCTCAACCGCTTTGTTTAAGTCAACGCGGCCATCTTTTTCCTGCAAGAAATTTTCCGTGATAAAATTCTGGCGCACTGATGCAATAACAGGGTCAGCGTAAAGCTCATAGCTAAACTTCCAGTCTTGTGCGGTTACGGGCTTTCCGTCCGTCCACTTCACATCGCGGCGCAGCGTAAAGACAATTTCACGATTGCCATTGCGCACTTCCCAGCGAGTTGCAAAAAGTGGTCTATAGACAATCAAGCCCATAGTCGTATCAAATTCTTCCTGCATCAATCGTGGGTAAATCATTTTGCAGAACTCATCAGAGTTGCTCTCACTCTGCAAGATGGGGTTTAGCGTGAGGTCCGCAATGTAAGCATGCACCAGTGTGTTCGGTGGCGCAGCAAATTTGGTTGTCTCGGTTCCCTTTTTTGCTTCAGTGGGCCGAACATCTTTCTTGCCACAGGCTACGAGCCCAACCATCAGCGGTAGTAAAAGCCAGTGGTAAAGTTTCATTGTTTTTGTGAGTTAGTGATTAGTGAGTACTTGCAAGTTCGGCATCAGGCGTGCTTTTCCCGATTTAGCAGAAGAAAGGCTTAGCGGCATAAAATCTGGGTGAGCCTGAAATTGCAAGTTAATGAACTGTTTGTTCAATATGCGTGCTTTTGAAATCTGCAACTTCAAAACTTGGTGTTTTGCTGTTGATAGAGTGAAATGTAGCTTTTGCCCTTGAAATTTACGCTTTTTTGCGCAAAGTTTTGGCTATGCTTATTTGGGTGTTAAAGCCTTTTTCGGCGCTTAGTCTTTCAGAGCTTTACGCTGCCCTCAAAGCGCGCCAGCAGGTGTTTGTCGTCGAGCAGCATTGCGCGTATTTGGACCTTGACGACTGCGACCAGATGTCGCATCACCTTTTTGGCTTTGATGAAGCGCACCAGCTTGCAGCTTACTGTCGCCTTGTGCCACCCTGCATTAAGTTCACGGAGCCGTCGATTGGACGCGTGCTGACACTGCCATCGGTGCGTGGCAAAGGTTACGGCAAAGCCTTGATGCACACAGCGATTTCCCACATTCAACAACTTTACCCTCGTCAACCTATTCGCATTGGTGCCCAGCTTTACTTAGAGCGATTCTATAACACCTTTGGCTTCGTGCGCGCTTCACTACCATATGACGAAGACGGCATTGCACACATTGAAATGCTACGCGCTGCTGATGCGTAATGCGTCGCCATTAGCAACTTAGGTGCGCTAGACTGTTTGAGCCTTGCCGTGCAAGTCGTAGATTACGGCAGTGTCTATCAATCAAACTTATGCTCTTATGGTAATGCAGTACACTGGGCTTTTTGCTCTGCTGTTCTTCTCTTTCTTTGCTCAAGCCTTTGGGCAAGATTCAGTCAGCATTCTGTTTCGCTATCAATCGCTGAGCAATCCTTCACCAAGCCGTGTGCACTTCCCCGGGCAGTTCAACAACTGGGGTCCTAACACCAACGGCAACATTGCAGCGGGCACCCCTTCGCAGGCTAATTTCAATTCAGCAACTGGCCTCTGGGAAAGGGTTATTCGCTTGCCACTTGGCACCTACGAATACAAAATCAATGAAAACGGCCTCGTTACGGGCTGGCGCACCGACCCATTAAACCGCCGATATAATCCGCAGGATAACGATAACTCTATTTTGACTGTTGAACCGCTGACACTTTTTCAAGTTGCGGTGTTTCCATATACCAGCGGCTCTAAGCCCTTCAATCAGCCTTTTGTGGTGCGCACAGCACGGCCTGTGCTCACCGCAGGCATTTTCCTTGCACCGAATGTTTCACTCTCATCGCTTTCAGCCAGTCTTGATGGCGTTAGCATTCCTAATGCACTCTCATTTTA encodes:
- a CDS encoding ABC transporter substrate-binding protein, which gives rise to MKLYHWLLLPLMVGLVACGKKDVRPTEAKKGTETTKFAAPPNTLVHAYIADLTLNPILQSESNSDEFCKMIYPRLMQEEFDTTMGLIVYRPLFATRWEVRNGNREIVFTLRRDVKWTDGKPVTAQDWKFSYELYADPVIASVRQNFITENFLQEKDGRVDLNKAVEIPNDSTLIVRFRKPMAVDLMCKYTNLPFIAEHIWKDVKREDFRKSEFNRDPQKLIGCGPYKVEKWVPNSECVLVANPTCNLPAPPKIERIINRVVQENTTRLAMLRTGEADMVQGVPPEEAEKMQKENPNVEIHQRGMITYLYVGWMNIDQNLYNQSKKIAPHPLFGSKKVRQALTYAINRQEYVDGFLRGYGMLGFSDVVPVCKWAQNPELKPYPYDPEKAKALLAEEGWKKGSDGILEKEGRKFSFKLFINKGNKGREFLSVLIQKNLKEIGIDCQIETIESNVMTEKMRKRELDVMIAGFIVAPPDVDPSETRLSDLERTPYNFVCFQNKRVDELIDQAKAELNILNTAPIWKEYQKIIYDEQPETIVSWSSPLIGVSKRIKKAVITPVAAFDRIWEWEMEQSLAEKK
- a CDS encoding aspartate carbamoyltransferase catalytic subunit, with the translated sequence MRHLLGLYRTSAEEIARILQCAADFKQQWIASPTTLPPVLQGKTVVLAFFENSTRTRTSFELAVRRLSGSALNFSAATSSLQKGETLLDTIANIEAMQVDAFVIRHGESGAAEIVAKHTRKIVINAGDGMHEHPTQALLDMFTLQETFGQLSGLRVLILGDILHSRVARSNIFGLQKMGARVSVCAPPTLLPVGIEHFGVQVFTRLQEALQACDAVIVLRLQLEREAAGFVPTLREYNTFFALTDEALAKVTHKVFVLHPGPVNREIELSSVVTDRDDTAGKSESLILKQVTNGVAVRMAVLSVLFGHTLP
- a CDS encoding GNAT family N-acetyltransferase; translation: MLIWVLKPFSALSLSELYAALKARQQVFVVEQHCAYLDLDDCDQMSHHLFGFDEAHQLAAYCRLVPPCIKFTEPSIGRVLTLPSVRGKGYGKALMHTAISHIQQLYPRQPIRIGAQLYLERFYNTFGFVRASLPYDEDGIAHIEMLRAADA